GGATACCTCAGCAACAGAGTGTTTTGGTATTTCCTTCGGGTAAACTAAGCGCTCAGCAAAAAGATATTGTGCCCGTATTGATTGGAAAAGCTATGGCAAAAAGCTCAAGACTCAGCCAAGGCGATATCTTTACCATCAGAGTGCGAGATATTAACGGGGCTTACAATGCGATAGATGCAATTGTGGAAGAGGTTTTGCCAATTCCAGCTCCTACTGCTGATATTGGAACCATTTGGGTGAATTTAGATTTACTGCAAGAGATAAGGGAAGCGCCCAATACTGCCAGTTATTTTGTATTAGGAAGCTCTAAATATCAGAATTTTGAGAGCTCGGATTTTCGTTTTATCGATAAAGACGAGTATTTTGCCGATCTGTATCAGATGTTGGAAAATGAGCGTTTCCAACAAGTGTTGATGTATGCGTTGCTGGTATTTTTGGCGATGATAGCCATTTTCGATACTCAAGCTTTGGCGGTATTTAAACGGCGCAAAGAGATTGGTACTTTGGCTGCTTTGGGCTTTACTAAAGCCAAGATTGTGCTGCTTTTTACTTTGGAGGGTACAATCTACACTGTCTGCGCCATTTTAGCTACGCCCATTCTTGGTTTTCCGCTGTTTTATTATTTTGCCACCTCCGGTTTTCCTATTTTGGAGGGTTACGATGAGTTTGGTTTACCCGGATTTACAGAGCCTATCAAGTTTCTATATCCTATCGATGAGATATTGATGGTATTCTTTGTGATTTTGATCTTTACGGTATTTGTAAGCTGGTTGCCAACGCGTAAAATCGCCAAAATGAATCCTGTTGATGCCCTGCGGGGAAAGGTAAACTAAAGATGCTTAAGTTCTTGATAAAAGGAATTATGCGAGATCGCCATCGTTGGCTTTTCCCCATCTTGATTGTGATGTTCGCTGTGGCTCTGCTTATCTTTGGTTTTTCCTTCTTGGAGGGTTTTAAGATGAGTTACATACAACAGACCTCCAGATTCAATAGCGGTCATATGAAGGTTGTAAGTAGGGCTTATGCAGAAATGCTGGATATCAAGCCATACGATCTGGCATTGCTAGATGTATCGGAAGATTTATATGAGTGGAAAGAACAATATCCACAATTAGATTGGGTTGAACGCATCAACTTTGGAGCCTTGCTGGATGTTCCCGATAACGATGGGAATACAAAAATCCAAAGCGAAATAGTAGGTTTTGCCATCGATTTGTTAGGCTCGGAAGAAGAGATCAACCGCATGCAGTTAAAAAATGGTTTAAAGCGGGGTAAATTACCTCAAGATGCAAGTGAGATCCTAATTAGTTTGGCAGCCGCAGAGAAGATGGAACTGAAAGTGGGGGATAAGGTTACGTTGATGGGGGCTACAGTGTTTGGGGCAATGAGTATGCGTAATTTTCAGATTTCGGGGATGGTAGAATTTGGAGTGTTATCTTTGGATAGAGGGGCTATAGTAGCAGATCTATCGGCAATACGCGAGATGCTGGATATGCAAGATGCAGCGGGAGAGATTCTCTGTTTCTTTAAAGATGGAGAGTATAATCTGAGAGATGCTACCAAGATTGCTAATCACTTCAACGGCAAATATAGCAATAAAGAAGAGGAATTCTCGCCGCAGATGCTGAGACTTAACGATCAAGGCAACTTGGGTCCCATTCTAAGGATGTTCGACTATTCCCTGGTGTGGATGTCCTTAGGCTTCATAATGGTAATGGCAATAGTGCTTTGGAATGCGGGGTTATTGAATGGAATAAGACGCTATGGTGAGTTTGGATTGCGTCTTGCCATTGGCGAAAGTAAACGCATGGTATATACTTCTTTGCTTTCAGAAGCTTTGATAGTGGGCATTGCAGGGGGAGTATTAGGGGTAATAATCGGCTCGGGGATAAGCATATACTTTAATATTCATGGCATGGATATGAGCGTGTACAACCGCAGTTCTAACATGATGACAGAAAACATTTTATATACATCTCTAACCGTTAAAGCGATAATTGCAAGTTTTATTCCCGGCTTGGTTTCAACCTTTTTGGGGGCGGCACTTGCCGGGATTGCCATCTTTAAACGTGAAACATCACAACTATTTAAGGAGCTGGAAACATGAAGAGTTTATTATCGGCATTATGTATGTTGCTAATACTGCCCCTCTATGGGCAAGCGCCTTCTGCCGAGCAAATTATCCAGGCAGTAGACGCAAACATGATATCGCAAACGTCAAAATCCCGCACACGTATGGTTGTTCATTCGCGCCGTGCTACTCGCACAATGGAAGCTATCAACTACTCCAGAGGCAACAATATGTTTTTCAGCGAATACCTTTCTCCTCCACGGGAAAAGGGAACAAAGATGTTAAAACTGGATGAAGATCTGTGGATCTACGATCCCGGTACAGACCGCAGTATTCAAATCTCTGGCAATATGCTCAAACAATCGGTGATGGGTAGCGACCTTTCCTATGAGGACATGATGGAGGAAACCCATCTTCTGGATAGTTATAATGCAGAGCTAAGCGGTGATATTCAGTATGAGGGCAGAGATTGTTGGATCTTGGAATTGAATGCAAAAAACACTGATGTTAGCTATTATAAACGTAAAGCATATATAGATAAACAGAGATATGTGTGCCTCTATGAAGAATGGTTTGCAAAAAGCGGAAAGCTGCTTAAAACCGTGAAAGCATCCGATGTGCAGCGCATCGATAACAGATGGTATCCCACTAAATATGTGTTTAAAGACGAACTGAAGCAAGGCTCTGGTACAGAATA
The sequence above is a segment of the Candidatus Cloacimonadota bacterium genome. Coding sequences within it:
- a CDS encoding FtsX-like permease family protein, with the translated sequence MILRLAVKNILHNGWRSLINIVVISIVLIVMVWTQAMYYSWIRLAEIQQTDWEYGKGLLRVKTYDPYDPLTFDESYAPIPQELQNAIDQEEIAPILMAPATIYPQGRMLSAIIKGIPQQQSVLVFPSGKLSAQQKDIVPVLIGKAMAKSSRLSQGDIFTIRVRDINGAYNAIDAIVEEVLPIPAPTADIGTIWVNLDLLQEIREAPNTASYFVLGSSKYQNFESSDFRFIDKDEYFADLYQMLENERFQQVLMYALLVFLAMIAIFDTQALAVFKRRKEIGTLAALGFTKAKIVLLFTLEGTIYTVCAILATPILGFPLFYYFATSGFPILEGYDEFGLPGFTEPIKFLYPIDEILMVFFVILIFTVFVSWLPTRKIAKMNPVDALRGKVN
- a CDS encoding FtsX-like permease family protein; protein product: MSYIQQTSRFNSGHMKVVSRAYAEMLDIKPYDLALLDVSEDLYEWKEQYPQLDWVERINFGALLDVPDNDGNTKIQSEIVGFAIDLLGSEEEINRMQLKNGLKRGKLPQDASEILISLAAAEKMELKVGDKVTLMGATVFGAMSMRNFQISGMVEFGVLSLDRGAIVADLSAIREMLDMQDAAGEILCFFKDGEYNLRDATKIANHFNGKYSNKEEEFSPQMLRLNDQGNLGPILRMFDYSLVWMSLGFIMVMAIVLWNAGLLNGIRRYGEFGLRLAIGESKRMVYTSLLSEALIVGIAGGVLGVIIGSGISIYFNIHGMDMSVYNRSSNMMTENILYTSLTVKAIIASFIPGLVSTFLGAALAGIAIFKRETSQLFKELET
- a CDS encoding outer membrane lipoprotein-sorting protein encodes the protein MKSLLSALCMLLILPLYGQAPSAEQIIQAVDANMISQTSKSRTRMVVHSRRATRTMEAINYSRGNNMFFSEYLSPPREKGTKMLKLDEDLWIYDPGTDRSIQISGNMLKQSVMGSDLSYEDMMEETHLLDSYNAELSGDIQYEGRDCWILELNAKNTDVSYYKRKAYIDKQRYVCLYEEWFAKSGKLLKTVKASDVQRIDNRWYPTKYVFKDELKQGSGTEYYLEEIQLDLDLPAHVFTKAMLKK